The Gigantopelta aegis isolate Gae_Host chromosome 9, Gae_host_genome, whole genome shotgun sequence genomic sequence AATAAGCATACTCGTATCCAAATTAATAGTACATGCACTTTACAGACTTTCCTGCTTTTTAACATTTACAGTGTGGTACTAAGCTCATAGAATAGgatgtatattaatacaatttcTTTGAAGGTGTTAGGTCTTTTGGACCGATTCATGATTGAACTGGCGATATTGTCGGCCTTCTTTAGTTTACAGGTTTCATATGTGAAAATTATAACTAGCAAGTGTTGACAACAGAGTATGGGCTAGAATTAATTTATAGTCCAAATGTTCTAATGGAACTTTATCCCATGGTTTTGTGCgtcttgtatattattatatgacaAAAATGTAGATTTTTATGACAAGACATATGGCTGTCATCTACCATTTACGTATTGTTAGTACGTTCCAATAAAAATAACCACATGGTCAAACAAATGATAGCATGTGGGTTTGGGTGCATCTATCATGCTCTGTCCCCCACCCCACTCACCCCCAAGACAAACACAAAGAAGACAAGAAGACATGGATGAAGGAAGCATTATTACAAAGATAGCCATGATAATAAGGATTAGTGAATAGTGCCTGCagcattcttttttttatttcctttagttttgttgtaaatataatttttatattagaaactataaacattaaaatataaaatgtaatggcatatatatgtgtatatgtacaacTAGGTAGGAATACAGAACTCTAGAAGGTAAATTAATTATGTTATGAGCTAATTAAGAGACAAAATAAACAGGCTGTAGACAAAAGAAGGTATCTGTTGATCTCCATGATATGGTAAAGTAATCTGGTTATGGAACAAGATATACTTGTACCAACTTATGTTCTTCTATTGTAGATGGTGACCATGTTTGTTGGAaatatggcagccattttgaataatatttcttgctccatccagtgcaccacaactggtacatcaaagcctgtggcatgtgctatgctatctgtgggatggtgcatataaaagatctcttgctgctaatcaaaaagagtagcaggtttcatcgctcaatatatgtgtagtcttaacaatatgtccgacgccatataataaaatgtgttgagtgcgtcgttaaataaaacatttccttccttccattttgaattaaaatgttaattctgatagtattttaaatataaaaactactttcaacatgtttttaaatactagtacataaaaaaaagtcaCTGAAATGGCTAAAATTGGACAAAGTTGTTATTATACATGCCAATAACGGacaatggtggccatcttgaaaaattacTGTTATATTGACATTTCAAGTTGCTCATTGATTGAATTTGATAACTCCCTAAGAGATCATCTGTGCAAAGTGTCATGCTTGTATCACCATTTGAAAGGTCATTTCTGTTATCTGCACTGCCAATAGTCTAGCAGTAGGTGCCCATGTTTTGGGGAGATTTTCATATATTGGCCCCCAATATTTGCCACTCCCACCATCAGAGGCCTTTTTTACATATCAGATGTTATATTCagcatgtttttaaatatataaaataatataaaatgaccAATATAAAAAAGCTATTAAAATACACCTAAATGATGAACATTTGTAGGATaatatggtggccatcttgaaaattcAAGTGGTTCCTTGATTGAATGTGACGAACACCCCATGGAGATCATCTATGCCAAGTTTCGTGTTTCTATCATCATTTAAAAGGTTCTCCCAGTTATCTGTTCTTCCAATAGTGCTATTAGTGGTCAACCCCGTTTTGGGGAGGGGTGCCCTACTTCAACACCCATATTTGCCACACCCAAAACCAGAAGCCTGTTTACCAAAAAAAGCAGGTCTACATAATGTCCTCTCCAGGTGACACATAGCTCATTCTGAAGTCAGTCTATTAGACGAAGTTTAATAACGAAGATTCATCCATCAAATTGGTCCGTTCAGAAATTTCCTTTTGCACACAACCAACTAATCAGTGTATTCAGGTCATTATCTGTTGGCGATTTATAGTTACATTTACCATGTGCACTGGTCAcagaaaaccggcctcggtggcatcgtggttaggccatcggtctacaggctggtaggtactgggttcggatcccagtcgaagcatgggatttttaatcgagatactgactccaaaccctgagtgagtgctctgcaaggctcaatgggtaggtgtaaaccacttgcaccgaccagtgatccataactggttgaacaaaggccatggtttgtgctatcctgcctgtgggaagcacaaataaaagatcccttgctgctaattggaaatagtagcccatgtagtggcgacagcgggtttcctctcaaaatctgtgtggttcttaaccatatgtccgacgcaatataactgtaaataaaatgtgttgagtgcgttgttaaataaaacatttttttttttttttgtctttggtcacagaattttaattatattataccaGATGCTTCTACCTTCTAGTTTATTATAGACCTGAATAATACTGTATATCATTATGAGTTTATTGTCCGTTTTATTTAGGTCTATTGTAGGGTGgcaagtagcccatgtagtggcgacagcgggtttcctctcaaaatctgtgtggttcttaaccatatgtccgacgcaatataactgtaaataaaatgtgttgagtgcgttgttaaataaaacattttttttttttttgtctttggtcacagaattttaattatattataccaGATGCTTCTACCTTCCAGTTTATTATAGACCTGAATAATACTGTATATCATTATGAGTTTATTGTCCGTTTTATTTAGGTCTATTGTAGGGTGGCAACATTTTCACTAATGCTGAATTTGTTGTGCATGTTGGCAACACTTGCAAGCTTCAGAATTTGTGAGTAAAGTactgtacatttgtatatatatatatattaaattgttaatttaGGTTTAAAATACCTGCTGTCAGTCCATCTGATGTTACAGCCCAATAAACCacatgatgtttttttttttaatttgcggTTACGTAATCTGGCTTAgagtaaaaattaaatcaaccaAAAATGGAGTTTACTGAAGAAAATACTTAGATAACTGCAAACCAATAAGTTGCCTTAACAAGTCTTaactaataaaattaaagtttgtatttgtttaacgacactagagcacattgatttattaatcatcagatattggatgtcaactatttggtaattttaacagtcttagagaggaaacccactacattttttcattagaagcaTAGGATCTTTTCTATATGCACTTCTTTAATGATTATTTGAAAGACAATATATCAGATGTGGACTGTTCCTAAAATTATCATAGAGATGGATTAAAATCTGAATTTAAAATAggcaaacatgttttttgtaaagcagtcagacaattttattttgtagagGACAGTTTTCCTTCaacaaataatacatatttattcaGAGGAGAATAAAGCATAAAAAAGATGGTAAATGTATTCAACAATTATCAAACTACAATTCAaaattataaagtttgtttctttgttttgtttaaagacaccactaaagcacattgatttattattcactggctattggatgtcaaacatttgatattttttgtatatagtcttagagaggaaacctgctaccttttttcattagtagcaagggatcttttatatgcaccattccaaagataggatagcacataccagccTATggtaaaccagttgtggtgcactgactgggacgagaaatagcccaatgggcccattgatggggatcgatcccacactgaccgtgcatcaagttgtgcgctttaccactgggctacgtcccacccaaaaTTATAAACAGATGAcagaaaaacattttacagtacaattttgtttaatacttATTGTTTACAGTCCAGCCGGCAGTTCTAAAGCTCTAGGCCAAGATTAAAGTACATAATTTAATActgtacataatttaaaaaataaataaataataatatgaatttcTGAATGAGTTACGGCAACCTTAacctcaaacaaaaacatattgtattCTGTAACCTGACACTCATACCATGAAAGTTAAGATTTTGTAAGGGAGTGGGGTTGGCGGATGTCACATTTTAGTTTGTTGAAGTCAAATGAGCCAAAATCCCAAAGGAATCataggaacattttgttcagtatggTGTTACAATTCGCTATGCACGTTTCacagattgctacacaattttaaaacaaacagttgttgctaataaattttcagtCGACTAGAAATATctctaatcaagattttgaaaagaaaatgttccctgaagCGAGATCTGTAGGAGGGTTTGGGAGCATGCCCCTggtcaattttaaaataaagatgctcagagCAATTTAGTGTGGATAGGAAAAAAaaggtcattttaaaaaaaaaagtcattcaAATATACTATAGAGTGCCTTTATCAAATCTGTTTTATGTGAACTTCTTTGTTACTTAAATGTAGCAAAAATAAGTAACAATTTTATAACATAAGCCTCTAACAATTGCTTAATTTGCTTCTGACATTAACAGCAAgatataaatttacaaaatgttgaaataaagtaTAGCCAAGCAAACATGACCACTTCaaaaattgttatataaatattatatccaATTTTATCATGAcaactgcatacatgtatcaaGAATTTTGTATCTGAAATTCTGTGCGCACCGGTAGAGTTGATCCTTCTGCAATCTGAATACTCCACTGATCTCTGTAGCTCTGTTCCACAATCAGACTGTTGTTCACCAGACACTTGTCATAGCCTGATGACGATGAAAGATCTGAACCTTGTAATTTCCATCCTCGGTTTTGAAGTATTTCTCCTAAACGCAGACGAGAGTTACTTCCAATAAGTTCAACTTCTGCGAAGTCACTCCCATTTTTTATTGCCAGTTTTTCCATGGCATCCGATCCAATTAGATACTCTGGAAGAGTTATGATAACATTTTTCTGCCCCGATAATATTGTCTTAATTCTGGAGTTATTTGTTGGCATAGTTGCTGTCGACCCTGTTCTTAATTCAATTATCTCCAAATTGTATGTCATACATTTTGGACTCTGCTGTTCCTTGATGTGTAATATTGCATCAATGAGGGGATTAATTTGATAAAAGTCAGCTTCGATCATTAAGAGATCGTAATCTTTAAAGTCGGATGGAACAGCAAGTCTTGATGATCGTAAGAAATTCAGAATATATCTGAAAATGTCTCCATCTCTGTCAATAAAGTAGTTTCCACTGGAATCAACAGTTGATGGGAACTGCCCACTTACCATTGCTCCCAGCATGGAATCCGGGAACTTGCTAAGTGTATGTTTAGTTGTGGTATAAAGTGTACCACCTACATTTAAAATGACTGTGGATCCATCCATGATGAAGCCCTGATTCTCTGACTACAAGTAGGTATAGCTCGGTCGTAAGCTGCtgcaaaagagagagagagaaagaaaaaaaaaataataacaatttaaatattaaagcttTGATAAACATAGTTTTCCTGTTTACACTAAAACGTAGTgctaactaaaattaaaatatgtcaaattaaaaCTAAGCTACAAACGTAACCAATAGTTACTACCATCACCTCCAAAGGGGATTACTAGTAATCTATAAATAACTGTTGTCACTTACTCAAATCAACACCTCCAGCATTTTGCGGACACGTGTGAAACACATGAATGATCTCCCTTGATTCCGTAAGTTAATATCTTTATGGTTTTTTTACATGGTACTCGACCGTATGCGCACTCGGCGCTTTCACAGACCGCAGTAAAAgcgatctttaaaaaaaaaaaaaatagtcacGAAGAACCAGTGTATTTCGTAGAAAATCAAGATTGTTTACAGTAACATGTGAGACTGATGTCTTGACATCTTCTCagtctgttgtttgtttttcgaTGAATGTAGGACACAATTTGCATATGAACCTTGGCAAGCTGTACAATATGCAGCCCTTGTTATTTTTCCAGAAAATACTGCGTGTTGTAGCTGCGTGGTTTGGACTAAAACGTGGAAAAGTCGCAATGTCCATTGAAAAAGATGAAATAGATGACGAAGAAGTGCGACTTAAAGCCTACCGTTGGTGTCGTGATTCACTTCATAGTTCATGGGCCAGCATTGATGAAGATGATATTATTGTGAAACGCTTGAGGTATTTATTACTAATAGTTTAGTAGCATGTTATCGCAAACGTAGTTCATCAAATCAAGATAAAGTTATCAATATAAACCTCGACAAACTGTCGAGCGCGACTCGAGGTTTATCTTtaggaaggactttcctttggcactgtcactaaacctaactatttattataagtaccatatttataatgttctgtatacctgacagtgccaaaggaaagtcctgcCGAGGATTTCAGTTCGCCCCCACATGCATAACCAGTTTGCCCCCACAAAGGGGTTAGCCGAAGATGcataatcaacatcaatgttATGTAGCtgattaattattgttttaaaataaataaggtGGAagtttatttggttttatttgtGATAGTTTGTAGCTACTCATAATTCTTTTTactcaaattatttctttattcttatataaaacaataaatgttgatgatgtgcttacatgttttatttaatgacgcactcaacacattttattttacggttatatggtgtcagacatatggttaaggaccacagattttgagaggaaacccgctgtccgattagcagcaagggatcttttatttgcgctacccacaggcaggatagcacaaaccatggcctttgcaagccttgaaataaaaaaaattggtgtaccTGACACCAATCAATTTGTGCCTGACATAAAAGAAGTTATACctgtcacaaaacattgtaaataaaaatgaaataataattgatatatttaattactaaataaccAATGCAGCAATTAAGGCAATAGTCATCAAatgatgacatttattattgttacatactTACTAGTCTATGATGCATTAATATATGTcctctggtaaagctgtatcTTAACCGGCCCTGAGCGACTTGAGCTATACTTTTAGAAATCATGGATTTCAATTGTCGAATCCTAACCGCACGCACCTAGGATGCGGCAACAATCGCTCGCATCACttgcggccggttaggatagggCTTAAGAAACCCATGAAACTGTTGTCACTATCACTTTGTGTTGAACTTTCAGATTCATGATGATCTGACTCAGACTCATCCATTATTTTCAATGTCATCAgtgtcttgtttgtggtaatattctatatttttggttgCCGAGTGATTTTTAGCATTTGATACACGGATTTGTGGACCCTTTGATCCATGCGTCCGAAAAATCGTAATTATACTGCATTTCTTTAGAATTTTTTTGTAGAGTGAGCACGTCATAAGTGTAACCTTGCcttttgtgttttcttcaaactgtAGCCACAAAGAGGCATTTGTATTAACTAAATCCTCCTTTTACCATTTTAGTTAAGTGCTAGATTTCAAGATCCTACTCTGCGAGATATTCGTTTGGGAATTTCCGGGGCACGATTTAATCGGAGGCCGCATGCCGCGGATACTGGGAACAGGGGCA encodes the following:
- the LOC121381066 gene encoding BTB/POZ domain-containing protein KCTD1-like, translating into MDGSTVILNVGGTLYTTTKHTLSKFPDSMLGAMVSGQFPSTVDSSGNYFIDRDGDIFRYILNFLRSSRLAVPSDFKDYDLLMIEADFYQINPLIDAILHIKEQQSPKCMTYNLEIIELRTGSTATMPTNNSRIKTILSGQKNVIITLPEYLIGSDAMEKLAIKNGSDFAEVELIGSNSRLRLGEILQNRGWKLQGSDLSSSSGYDKCLVNNSLIVEQSYRDQWSIQIAEGSTLPVRTEFQIQNS